One Rubrobacter aplysinae DNA window includes the following coding sequences:
- a CDS encoding UDP-N-acetylmuramoyl-tripeptide--D-alanyl-D-alanine ligase produces the protein MRPVSLETVARVIGAEPPGSVDGGAIVRGGVADSREVRPGAGQLFFALSGNTDGAEFAGEAHRNGAVAVVSSRPLEVPTLVVEDPLWALQDLARWSLTREDVRPPRVVGITGSVGKTTTKDALAAILRAAGMRVSATEGNYNNEIGLPLTLLAAGEDTEALVLEMGATHTGDIAHLCRISPPEIGVLTAVSPVHLESFGSLEDLAAAKGELADALPDTGTLVYPHDVSTTATGRGRPFARRIVFGGDLDAAGERESITASEVAGGEAGISFTVHYGGREVRVESPVFGAHLVEPLLAASGGALALGVSLEDCARGIARLKRTGLRGEVYRLRDGIVVYDDSYNASPVANEAVLRHGAEEVRAGGRLVAVLGGMFELGAGAREYHREIGALATELGVGLLVCVGDEARWYAEGFAGEAVLYDDAAAAGEGLKGYLESGDYVVVKGSRGVGLEAVSSRLREDLAVV, from the coding sequence GTGAGGCCGGTGTCTCTCGAAACCGTTGCCCGGGTGATCGGGGCCGAGCCGCCGGGCTCGGTGGACGGCGGCGCGATCGTGAGGGGCGGGGTGGCGGACTCCCGCGAGGTGCGGCCGGGGGCCGGACAGCTCTTCTTCGCGTTGAGCGGCAACACCGACGGCGCGGAGTTCGCCGGCGAGGCCCACCGCAACGGCGCCGTGGCGGTCGTGTCCTCCCGGCCCCTGGAGGTTCCGACGCTAGTGGTCGAGGACCCCCTGTGGGCGCTACAGGATCTGGCCCGGTGGAGCCTCACGCGGGAAGACGTGCGGCCCCCGCGGGTGGTCGGCATCACGGGCAGCGTCGGGAAGACCACGACCAAGGACGCGCTCGCGGCGATACTCCGGGCCGCCGGGATGCGGGTCTCGGCGACCGAGGGGAACTACAACAACGAGATCGGGCTGCCGCTGACCCTGCTGGCGGCCGGGGAGGATACCGAGGCGCTGGTGCTGGAGATGGGAGCGACCCACACCGGAGACATAGCGCATCTGTGCCGGATCTCCCCGCCCGAGATCGGGGTGCTCACGGCGGTGTCGCCGGTACACCTGGAGTCTTTCGGAAGCCTGGAGGATCTGGCCGCCGCCAAGGGCGAGCTCGCGGACGCTCTGCCGGATACCGGCACCCTGGTCTATCCCCACGACGTATCCACCACGGCCACCGGCCGCGGACGCCCCTTTGCCCGGCGCATCGTGTTCGGCGGGGATCTTGACGCGGCGGGTGAGCGGGAGAGCATCACTGCCTCCGAGGTGGCGGGAGGCGAAGCGGGGATATCGTTTACCGTGCATTACGGGGGGCGTGAGGTGCGGGTGGAGTCTCCGGTCTTCGGGGCGCATCTCGTGGAGCCGCTGCTCGCGGCGTCCGGCGGCGCGCTCGCGCTGGGGGTAAGCCTGGAGGACTGTGCCCGGGGTATTGCCCGCCTGAAGCGCACCGGGCTGCGCGGCGAGGTGTACCGGCTGCGGGACGGTATCGTGGTCTACGACGACTCCTACAACGCCTCGCCGGTCGCAAACGAGGCGGTGCTCCGTCACGGGGCGGAGGAGGTCCGGGCTGGCGGCAGGCTCGTCGCCGTCCTCGGCGGCATGTTCGAGCTCGGGGCCGGCGCCCGAGAGTATCACCGGGAGATCGGGGCTCTGGCGACGGAGCTCGGCGTTGGGCTCCTGGTCTGCGTCGGGGACGAGGCCCGGTGGTACGCGGAAGGTTTCGCGGGAGAGGCCGTTCTCTACGATGACGCCGCCGCGGCCGGAGAAGGTTTGAAGGGTTATCTCGAAAGCGGCGACTACGTGGTCGTCAAGGGGTCCCGCGGCGTAGGGCTAGAGGCCGTTTCGAGCCGTCTCAGGGAAGATCTGGCCGTTGTTTAG
- a CDS encoding peptidoglycan D,D-transpeptidase FtsI family protein has product MRQGRPGRKRAGRERVSRPGSSRRGRNGEVLNLPRGDRRPRTGGRSAGRPSSRASGTSRKHVGPRRLPLVVLAVVLVGLLLGGRAAYLSVVQFEDFQALASENVSAEDLGRRGDILGSDGRELATSIQASKIVAAPYQVENPAKAAGRISGVLGDSGPGMQEIENSLTARDGDGGLAGYSVVAEEVAPEKVLEVEDLGIAGISTEPDAVREYPHGALASQLIGYLGDYRNAFGGVEAGYNDALSSGQDVDLTLDVAVQQQLQESLDDAVSDYDAKGGVGLVMKVDSGEIVGLANSPSYDNNDFAQAPAKEQRNRILTDPYEPGSTFKAFTMAAALEEGSVSPEDSFSVPDSLKVSGVTINDSHEHATERMSPAEILQESSNVGTTKVALELGGKKLSQYIQRFGFGETTGIDLAGEAAGSVPPYSEWSGVSIGNIPFGQGISVTPLQLAAGYATLANGGFEVEPHVAEQSETSGKGGKGDRVISGETSDIVRGMLQSVVDDGSGGYAQIPGYSVAGKTGTSEKIDPETGAYDDSYITSFVGFAPADDPEYLTLIAVDEPQDSMWGEKVAAPAFQEIMSFTLSYFNVAPDRPDYEAPRLSGSPERFDEDGLPGYPDAATGDYPAPNGRKQGGGGG; this is encoded by the coding sequence CTGCCACGGGGCGACCGTAGGCCCCGGACGGGTGGCCGCTCCGCCGGTCGTCCCTCCTCTAGAGCCTCCGGAACCTCCAGAAAGCACGTCGGGCCGCGCAGACTACCGCTGGTTGTGCTCGCCGTGGTGCTGGTCGGGCTGTTGCTCGGCGGCCGCGCGGCGTACCTGAGCGTGGTCCAGTTCGAGGACTTCCAGGCGCTCGCCTCCGAGAACGTGTCGGCGGAGGACCTCGGGAGACGCGGCGACATACTGGGCTCCGACGGCCGCGAGCTCGCGACCAGCATACAGGCCTCCAAGATAGTCGCCGCCCCCTATCAGGTGGAAAACCCGGCGAAGGCCGCCGGAAGGATCTCCGGCGTGCTCGGCGACTCCGGTCCCGGGATGCAGGAGATCGAGAACAGCCTCACCGCCCGTGACGGGGACGGGGGGCTCGCCGGGTACAGCGTGGTCGCGGAGGAGGTCGCGCCCGAGAAAGTCCTGGAGGTAGAGGATCTCGGGATTGCCGGCATCTCGACCGAGCCGGACGCCGTCCGCGAGTATCCGCACGGGGCCCTCGCCAGCCAGCTCATCGGGTATCTCGGCGACTACAGGAACGCCTTCGGCGGCGTGGAGGCCGGATATAACGATGCTCTGTCTTCGGGGCAGGACGTTGACCTCACCCTGGACGTCGCCGTGCAGCAACAGCTCCAGGAGTCCCTCGACGATGCGGTATCCGACTACGATGCCAAGGGCGGCGTCGGGCTTGTGATGAAGGTGGATAGCGGCGAGATAGTGGGACTGGCCAACTCCCCATCCTACGACAACAACGACTTTGCGCAAGCCCCGGCGAAAGAGCAGCGCAACCGGATACTGACCGACCCCTACGAGCCGGGCTCGACCTTCAAGGCGTTCACGATGGCCGCGGCCCTCGAAGAAGGCAGCGTCAGCCCCGAGGATAGCTTCTCCGTGCCCGACTCCCTCAAGGTTTCGGGCGTGACCATCAACGACTCCCACGAGCACGCGACCGAGCGTATGAGCCCGGCCGAGATCCTGCAGGAGTCGAGCAACGTCGGGACGACGAAGGTTGCCCTGGAGCTCGGCGGCAAGAAGCTGAGCCAGTACATACAGCGGTTCGGGTTCGGGGAGACGACGGGCATAGACCTCGCCGGAGAGGCCGCGGGCAGCGTCCCGCCCTACTCGGAGTGGAGCGGCGTGTCCATCGGGAACATCCCGTTCGGCCAGGGCATCTCCGTCACGCCCCTGCAGCTTGCCGCCGGGTACGCCACGCTCGCCAACGGCGGCTTCGAGGTCGAGCCCCACGTCGCCGAGCAATCCGAGACGAGTGGTAAGGGCGGCAAAGGGGACCGGGTGATAAGCGGCGAGACCTCGGATATAGTACGCGGGATGCTCCAGAGCGTGGTTGACGACGGATCGGGCGGTTACGCCCAGATCCCCGGCTACAGCGTCGCCGGCAAGACCGGCACCTCGGAGAAGATAGACCCGGAGACCGGAGCCTACGACGACAGTTACATTACCTCGTTCGTGGGCTTCGCCCCGGCCGACGACCCGGAGTATCTCACCTTGATAGCGGTCGATGAGCCCCAGGACAGCATGTGGGGCGAGAAGGTCGCCGCCCCGGCATTCCAGGAGATCATGAGCTTCACCCTGAGCTACTTCAACGTCGCCCCGGATCGCCCGGACTACGAGGCCCCGCGCCTCTCCGGCAGCCCGGAGCGTTTCGACGAGGACGGGCTTCCGGGCTACCCGGACGCCGCGACCGGCGACTACCCCGCGCCTAATGGCCGCAAACAGGGAGGTGGTGGCGGGTGA
- the murD gene encoding UDP-N-acetylmuramoyl-L-alanine--D-glutamate ligase produces MASSRVSRGSDKTLVYGLGESGEAAARALAERGYPVLAADSADTGAARDVAARLEGLGVETRPGAGAEALDEVLGGVWRVVTSPGVPPRDPVLTEAERRGLPVVSEVALGLELLGKDVRVAAVTGTNGKTTVADMARAILEASGIPHVVAGNSWSALTGRLEEIRRAGNLVLEASSFQLHYLPEPGFGAAALLNVRPDHMNWHSSFEEYTQDKLRVFDGQGAWDLAVLNAHDPVCIEAAEDLPAEKILVGAGGADGTRVGGGGLYLRGERILEVEELGFAGRHNHENALAAAALAGSLGADAEGIRGGLSGYRMKAHRMQVVGERGGVLYVDDSKATNPAAVAAALSGLERPVVLLLGGSEKHTDFSEAASYLSGCRAVVCYGEAGGRIADSLAEAASGYGVGLGRAAGLAEAVSEAESRSRAGDVVLLSPGCASFDEFAGYAERGEAFARLCCADTPRASGVAIGREPG; encoded by the coding sequence GTGGCCTCGTCGAGAGTTTCGAGAGGCTCGGATAAGACGCTGGTGTACGGCCTCGGAGAGTCCGGGGAGGCCGCGGCGCGTGCCCTGGCGGAGCGGGGCTATCCGGTGCTCGCGGCGGACTCCGCCGATACCGGGGCCGCTCGTGACGTGGCCGCCCGCCTTGAGGGGCTCGGCGTCGAGACCCGACCGGGCGCCGGGGCCGAGGCTCTGGATGAGGTGTTGGGTGGGGTGTGGCGGGTGGTTACGAGCCCCGGAGTACCGCCCCGGGACCCGGTGCTAACGGAGGCCGAGCGGCGTGGTTTGCCGGTTGTATCGGAGGTCGCGCTCGGCCTGGAGCTTCTCGGCAAAGACGTCCGGGTCGCCGCCGTGACCGGCACCAACGGCAAGACCACGGTGGCGGACATGGCGCGGGCCATCCTGGAAGCCTCCGGCATTCCGCACGTGGTCGCGGGCAACTCCTGGAGCGCCCTGACCGGGCGGCTGGAAGAGATACGGCGCGCCGGGAACCTGGTGCTTGAGGCGTCCTCCTTCCAGCTCCACTACCTACCGGAGCCCGGGTTCGGGGCCGCCGCGCTGCTGAACGTGCGCCCCGACCACATGAACTGGCACTCCTCCTTCGAGGAGTACACGCAGGACAAGCTGCGCGTATTCGACGGTCAGGGAGCCTGGGATCTCGCCGTGCTAAACGCCCACGATCCGGTGTGCATCGAGGCCGCCGAAGACCTTCCGGCGGAGAAGATACTCGTCGGAGCCGGTGGCGCCGACGGCACGCGGGTCGGGGGCGGCGGGCTGTACCTGCGGGGAGAGCGGATACTGGAGGTGGAGGAGCTCGGCTTCGCGGGCCGCCACAACCACGAGAACGCGCTCGCCGCCGCCGCCCTAGCCGGGAGTCTCGGCGCCGACGCGGAGGGGATACGGGGCGGGCTGTCGGGCTATCGGATGAAGGCCCACCGGATGCAGGTCGTGGGAGAGCGAGGGGGCGTGCTGTACGTGGATGACTCGAAGGCTACCAATCCGGCGGCGGTCGCGGCGGCGCTCTCGGGGCTCGAGAGGCCCGTGGTGCTGCTGCTCGGGGGATCTGAGAAGCACACGGACTTCTCGGAGGCCGCCTCGTACCTCTCCGGCTGCCGGGCGGTGGTCTGTTATGGGGAGGCCGGCGGGCGCATCGCGGACTCCCTCGCCGAGGCGGCGTCGGGCTACGGTGTCGGGTTGGGGCGGGCCGCCGGTCTGGCGGAGGCCGTATCCGAGGCCGAGTCCCGGTCCCGGGCCGGTGACGTGGTGCTCCTGTCGCCGGGGTGCGCGAGCTTCGACGAGTTTGCCGGCTACGCGGAGCGGGGTGAGGCGTTCGCCCGGCTTTGCTGCGCGGATACACCGCGCGCTTCGGGCGTCGCCATCGGGAGGGAGCCGGGATGA
- the mraY gene encoding phospho-N-acetylmuramoyl-pentapeptide-transferase — protein MILAAGVAMMVTLALGPKFIEWLQVKKFGQFVREEGPQTHLIKAGTPTMGGVMVLIGLLAALFVVARPTFSTLAALIIVFSVAAIGLYDDWQKITKKQNEGLSVRLKFLFLGIAVLVADILALRYVGITQNVVVPGFEQNLVLGPGIIGIVLFSVLMLLVIVGTTNAVNLADGLDGLAAGAGCISLLVYTAIAFLERQYDVAVLCGGMAGAVVGFLWFNSHPAEVFMGDTGSLAIGGVLAAAAILTKTEMLLPIIGGVFVLEALSVILQFGYFKLTRRRIFKMAPIHHHFELSGWQENKIVVRFWILQAAFAAAGFMIYYLTLYTAV, from the coding sequence GTGATCCTGGCCGCCGGGGTCGCGATGATGGTGACCCTCGCGCTCGGCCCCAAGTTCATAGAGTGGCTGCAGGTCAAGAAGTTCGGCCAGTTCGTCCGGGAGGAAGGGCCGCAGACCCATCTGATAAAGGCCGGAACCCCCACGATGGGCGGGGTGATGGTGCTGATCGGGCTGCTGGCCGCGCTCTTCGTGGTGGCCCGGCCGACCTTCTCAACGCTCGCCGCGTTGATAATAGTCTTTTCCGTGGCGGCTATCGGGCTCTACGACGATTGGCAGAAGATCACCAAAAAGCAGAACGAGGGGCTGTCGGTACGACTCAAGTTCCTGTTTCTAGGGATCGCTGTGCTCGTGGCCGACATACTCGCGCTACGCTACGTGGGGATCACCCAGAACGTCGTGGTGCCGGGCTTCGAGCAGAACCTGGTGCTGGGGCCGGGGATTATCGGGATCGTGCTCTTCAGCGTGCTGATGCTGCTCGTGATCGTGGGCACCACCAACGCGGTGAACCTCGCCGACGGCCTGGACGGGCTGGCCGCCGGAGCCGGGTGTATCTCGCTCCTGGTGTACACCGCCATCGCCTTTCTGGAACGCCAGTACGACGTGGCCGTGCTGTGTGGCGGCATGGCCGGGGCGGTTGTGGGTTTTCTGTGGTTCAACTCCCACCCGGCCGAGGTGTTCATGGGAGATACCGGCTCTCTGGCCATCGGCGGCGTGCTGGCGGCGGCGGCCATCCTGACCAAGACGGAGATGCTCCTCCCGATAATCGGGGGGGTGTTCGTGCTGGAGGCTCTGTCCGTGATCCTGCAGTTCGGGTACTTCAAGCTGACCCGGCGCCGCATCTTCAAGATGGCCCCGATACACCATCACTTCGAGCTCTCGGGCTGGCAGGAAAACAAGATCGTGGTCCGTTTCTGGATCTTGCAGGCGGCTTTCGCCGCCGCCGGGTTCATGATCTACTACCTGACCCTGTACACGGCGGTCTGA
- a CDS encoding FtsW/RodA/SpoVE family cell cycle protein, with amino-acid sequence MMTLRNNLFMAALALGLLGVVMVYSATAEEYGAVYLIKQALHLALGLGVFVLVSRMRYTRWRRLAPWVYGASLLTLLLVLIPGVGVVAGGARRWLDLGFFSLQPAEFAKLAAIIVLSCAISRGRAVRGGAGMSDIVRPLCAIGILLLLIILEPDFGTTAVLLAGVAGVLWASELRTRGLVIAAWLGGAALAAVMVAEPYRRERLFTFLNPWASPEGEGYQTVQAMTAIKSGGLLGSGPGAGELGHTVPEIGTDMIFALIGEELGLPGMLAVILGFCFIALAGYKIALRAPSVLGRCMAAGVSTVLVVQATFNMGATLGVLPLSGMTLPFISSGGSSVIVSFAAVGILYRISEDSERAREARPRASGGRHGDSGRAGERRPRRAAGAGSAPDTDSRRRYGGARDPRTVRSG; translated from the coding sequence ATGATGACCCTCAGGAACAATCTGTTCATGGCCGCGCTCGCGCTCGGCCTGCTCGGCGTCGTGATGGTGTACTCGGCGACGGCCGAGGAGTACGGGGCTGTGTACCTGATCAAGCAGGCCTTACATCTGGCGCTCGGGCTGGGCGTCTTCGTGCTCGTGAGCCGGATGCGCTACACCAGGTGGCGGAGGCTGGCGCCCTGGGTGTACGGGGCCAGCCTCCTGACGTTGTTGCTGGTCTTGATCCCGGGCGTAGGCGTGGTCGCGGGCGGGGCGAGGCGCTGGCTGGATCTCGGCTTCTTCAGCCTGCAGCCGGCGGAGTTCGCCAAGCTCGCCGCCATTATCGTGCTGAGCTGTGCCATATCGCGGGGACGGGCCGTGCGCGGCGGCGCGGGGATGTCGGACATCGTGAGGCCGCTCTGCGCCATAGGTATTCTGCTGCTGCTTATAATCCTGGAGCCGGACTTCGGCACCACCGCCGTGCTGCTCGCCGGCGTCGCAGGGGTACTGTGGGCATCCGAGCTCAGGACCCGGGGGCTGGTGATCGCCGCGTGGTTGGGAGGCGCCGCGCTCGCGGCCGTCATGGTGGCAGAGCCCTACCGGCGCGAGCGGCTCTTCACCTTCCTCAACCCCTGGGCCTCTCCAGAGGGCGAGGGTTACCAGACGGTCCAGGCCATGACTGCTATAAAGTCCGGCGGGCTGCTCGGTAGCGGTCCCGGAGCCGGAGAGCTCGGACACACGGTGCCCGAGATCGGGACGGACATGATCTTCGCCCTGATCGGGGAGGAGCTTGGCCTGCCGGGGATGCTGGCTGTGATACTCGGCTTCTGCTTCATAGCTTTGGCGGGGTACAAGATCGCGCTCCGCGCCCCCTCGGTGCTCGGCCGGTGTATGGCCGCCGGGGTGTCGACCGTCCTGGTGGTTCAGGCGACGTTCAACATGGGCGCGACCCTCGGGGTGCTGCCGCTTTCGGGCATGACGCTGCCGTTTATCAGCAGCGGAGGGTCGAGCGTTATAGTCAGCTTTGCCGCAGTGGGAATCCTATACAGAATATCGGAGGATAGTGAGCGAGCAAGAGAGGCCAGACCCCGCGCTAGCGGCGGGAGACACGGAGATTCCGGACGAGCCGGAGAGCGGCGGCCGCGCCGCGCCGCGGGCGCCGGGAGCGCCCCGGATACTGATAGCCGGCGGCGGTACGGGGGGGCACGTGATCCCCGCACTGTGCGTAGCGGATAG